In the Acidobacteriota bacterium genome, CCCGGGGATCGGGGAGAAGACGGCCGCCAGGATCATGGAAGTGGCGCGCGACCTTTTTGAAGAGGTGGAGATCGAGGTCCCCGAGGGGGTGGACCTGCCGACCGCCATAGCCGCGGCCCGAGAAGAGACCGTGGCCGAGGAAGAAGCCCCCGCCGAAGAAGAAGCGGTGGCCGAGGAAGAAGCCCCGGCCGAGGAAGAAGCCTTGACCGCCGAAGCGGCGACAGCCGCGGAGGCAGCCGAGGAAGAAGCCGTGGCCGAGGAAGAAGCCCCGGCCGAGAAAGAAGCCGTGGCCGAGGAAGAGGCCTTGGCCGCCGAAGCGGCGACAGCCGCGGAGGCGGCCCCTGGAGAGGAAAAGGCCTCGGGGCTGGAAAACGGGGACGAAAAAGACAGGACGGAGTAGCCGCCCCCTGCGGCAAGGGGGCGTCCTGCCGACAGCATTTCAGATTGGTTTGAAAACAGTTACGCCGTAAGGCGAACGTGGCTGAGGTCTTTGCGCAAATGGATAAAATTACCGTCGCGGAACTGGCGACAGAATGTTCGGTAAAGAATCAGGTCGTCCTGGCTGAACTCAAGCGGCTGGGACTGTACGTTTTTTCACCGACCGCGACGATCGACGCCAGCTTCGCGGAGACCATCAGGAAGAAGATCTTCTCCCAGCGCGAGGCCGAGGCCGCCAAGGCCCTCGAAGCGGAAAAGAAGAAGGAGGCCGAGGCCGCCAAAAAGTCCTCCTCCACGGCGGAAAAAAAGAAGACCGTAAAGAAGACGACCCCGAAGGCGGCCGCCCCGGCCCAGAAAAAGCCGGCGGCCGCGCCGCGGAAGGCGCGCAAGAGCCCCAAGCCGGCCCCCGCCGCCGAGGTGAAACCGGAGGAGGAGGCGCCCAAGGTCTCGCTCGCCCCCCGCAAGGGGCGCAAACACTACGACCGCGAAGCGGCCGAACTGGTGGAAGTGACCGAAGTCAAGCCGGAAGCCGAGGCGCCCGCGGCGGTGCCCGAACCGGCCGAAGCCGGGGCCCCCACGGAAGCGGCGCCGGCCGGGGAGGAGGTCGCGGCGGAAGCGCCGCCGGCCGAGACCGGGGCCCCCGCGGAAGCGGCGGAAGCGGCGGCGGAAACAATCCCGGCCGAAACCGGGACCGCGGCGGCGCCCGCGCCGGAGCCTGCGGCGGGAGCGAAACCGGCCGAGGAGGAGGCCCCGCTCGAGCCCTGGTTCATCACCCCGAAACCCGCGCCGAAGCCCGCACCCAAGGCGCCGCCCCCGGTGGCCAGGGCGGCGGAACCCGCCGAGGGCCACGCGGCGGGCGGCCTCAAGAAGATAGTCGTACCGAAGACCAAAACCAAGATTCTCATGCGGACAAGCGCCGAAAAAACGGTCACCCCCGAAGCCCCCGGACGCATCCTCAAGGGGCTGCGCGACCAGAGGCCCGCACCCTCGAGGCCGGGCGCTCCCACGAGGCTGATCCGGAGGAGGCGGCCGGAGAGGCCGGCGGCCCCCGAAAGGACCGCCAAGGTCGTGGATTTGCCGCGCCCGCCCGCCAACCCGGAAGATTACAAGCCGATGACCATCACCGAAGGAGTCACCATCAAGGAGCTGGCGGAGAAGATGGACATCAAGTCCAAGTACATCATCCAAAAGCTCATTTCCAAGGGGATCCTGGCCTCCATCAACCAGGCCCTGGATGTCGAGGCCGCGAGGGAAGTGTGCGCCGAATTCGGATTCCGCGCCGACCTCATCAGCTTCGAGCAGGAAGCGGTCGCCCGTCAGGAGATCCCCGACAGCCCGGAAGACTACGTCACGCGCCCCCCCGTCGTCACCATCATGGGGCACGTGGACCACGGCAAGACCTCGCTGCTCGACGTCATCCGCGAAACCAACGTGCAGGCATCGGAGGCGGGCGGGATCACCCAGCACATCGGCGCCTACCAGGTGGAGATCAAGGAACGCAGCATCGTGTTCCTCGACACCCCGGGGCACGAGGCCTTCACCATGATGCGCTCGCGCGGGGCCCAGGCGACGGACATCGTCGTGCTCGTCGTCGCCGCCGACGACGGCGTGATGCCCCAGACCATCGAGGCGATCCACCACTCCAGGGCGGCCGGCGTCCCCCTCATCGTGGCCATCAACAAGATCGACAAGCCGGGGGCCCAGATCGACCGGGTGAAGCAGGCGCTGGCCGACCAGGGGCTGCTGGCCGAGGACTGGGGCGGGGACGTCGTCACGGTCCCGGTTTCGGCCAAACAGAAGACCAACATCGACCTGCTCCTGGAGATGATCCTCCTGGTCGCGGACATGAGGGACCTCAAGGCCAACCCCAAGCGGCTGGCTTCCGGGGTGGTGCTCGAGGCCAAGGTGGACAAGGGGCGCGGGTGCGTCGCCACGGTCCTGGTCCAGAGCGGCACCCTCCGGCTGGGGGACAACGTCGTCGCGGGAGCCGTCCACGGGCGCGTGCGCGCCCTGGTCAACGACCGCGGCCGCCACCTCGACGCCGCCGGTCCTTCCATCCCGGTCGAGATCCAGGGGCTGCAGGAGGTCCCGATGGCGGGCGACCTCATCCAGGTGTTCGAGGACTCCGCCAAGGCGCGCCAGGTCGTGGAATACCGCAAGGCGAAGGACCGGGAGCAGTCGCTGCAGAAGTCGGCCCGGCTGTCGCTGCAGGCGCTTTACGAGCAGATGCGCGAGGGGACGGTCAAGGAACTCCCCCTCATCCTCAAGGCGGACGTGCAGGGCTCGGTGGAAGTGGCCTGCGAAATGCTCAACAAGCTGGGGACGGAAAAGGCCAAGGTGAAGATCCTCCACAGCGGCGCGGGCGCCGTGACCGAAACCGACGTGCTGCTGGCCTCCGCCTCCAACGCCATCGTCATCGGGTTCAACGTCCGCCCCGAGCGCAAGGCGCAGGAACTGGCCGACACCGAGGGGGTGGAGATCCGGCTCTACACCGTGATCTACAACATGACCAACGACATCAAGGCCGCGATGATCGGCATCCTGGAGAAGACGTCCCTGGAGAAATATGTCGGCCGCGCCGAGGTCCGGGACACCTTCCGGGTCCCCAGGTTCGGCGTCATCGCCGGTTCCTACGTCGTCGACGGGACCATCCGCCGCAATTCGGACGCGCGGTTGCTCCGGGACAACGCGGTGGTCCACGAGGGGAAGATCTCCTCGCTGCGGCGCTTCAAGGACGACGTCCCGGAGGTCAAGTCGGGGTTCGAGTGCGGCATCGGGTTCGAGCACTTCTCCGACGTCAAGGTGGGCGATATCATAGAAGCGTACGTCATCGAGAAGGTCCAGCCGACTTCTCTGTAACGGACCGCGGGCGCCCGGCGCCGGGTGCCCGCTGCGACGGGACCCATGCCCATTGCCTACTGCACGCTCGAAATCCACCTGCCCTACGCCCGCTCGCTGAAGGACAAGCGCAGGGTCCTCCGCCAGGCCCAGGACCGGCTCCGGGCCCGGTCGCGCTTTTCGATCGCGGAGGTCGCGCACCAGGAGCTGTGGCAGCGGGCGCGGCTCGACGCCGTGACGGTCGCGGCGGATTACGCGGTTCTCGAACGCGTCACCGGGCAGTTTGTGCGGGACGCGGAGGATATCCTCGGGGACCTGCTCACCGACTGCCGGGTATCGTACCTGGAACCTTGAGGCACCTATGCAGCCATCACGACGGCCCCAGCGGCTGGGGCTTCAGATCCAGCACGAAATCAGCCTGATGCTGTCGCGCAACATGAAGGACCGGCGGATAGGGTTCGTGACGGTCACCGGGGTCACGCTGACGCCGGACCTCAAGCACGCGCGCGTCTTCGTCTCCCTGATGGGGTCCGAGGAGGAAAAGGCCGAATCCCTCAAAACACTCAACCGTGCCACCGGCTGGGTCCGGCACGAGCTCGGCCAGAGGATCCGCACCCGGTTCGTGCCCGAGGTCGCCTTCGCGATCGACGGATCGCAGGAGTACGGGGAGCGCATCGACCGGCTGCTGGAAGAGATCCATGGAAAAGACAATGAATAGCGCGGACGGCGTCCTCATCATCGACAAACCCGCCGGATGGACGTCGCACGACGTGGTGGCCAAGATCCGCAACCTGACCCGGGTCCGGAAGGTGGGGCACACGGGGACGCTGGACCCCTTCGCCACCGGAGTGCTGCCGCTGACGCTGGGGCGGGCCACCCGCCTCACCAACTATTTTCAGGCGTCCGACAAGGTCTACCGGGGCGTCATGCGCTTCGGCTTTGCCACCGACACCTACGACGTGGACGGCCGCCCGCTGGGCGAGGACACCCGCCCCGAACTGGACCGGGATCGGCTCGAGGAGATCCTCGGCCGCTACCGCGGGCCGCTGCGGCAGGCCCCCCCCCCCTTCTCCGCCAAGAAATTCCAGGGGAAACCCCTGTACGCCTATGCGCGCGCCGGGGTCGAGGTCGCCCCCCCGGCCAAGGAAGTCACCATCCGCTCGCTCGAACTGGTCGCCGTCGACGGGTGCGAGGCGGAGTTCGAGCTCTCCTGTTCCGCGGGCACCTATGCCCGGAGCCTGGCGCACGATATCGGGGCGGAGTACGGCTGCGGCGCGCATCTCGTCCGCCTGCGCCGCACCAAAAGCGGCGAGTTCTCCATCGAGGACTCCGTCGAGCTGGGGACGAAAACGGGCGAGGGGTTCGAATACAACCCGCGCGATTTCTTCCTCGGCCGCGTCATCCCCCTCGGCCGCCTGCTCGGGGAGATCCCCGCCATCGTGCTCTCCGACGGCGACCGGCAGAAGCTCCTCCACGGGACCGACCTGAACCTGCTCACCCCCGACTGGGAGGCGGAGACGCTGCGCCTCGTCGACACGTCCGGGGATCTCATCGCCCTGGGGCGGCGGGTCCAGTCCTTCGATCCGGCCGTCAACCAGCCAGCCCGCTGGATCCGGGTGCACCCCACGGTGGTGCTCGCCGGACGATGACAGTGGCGCCCGGCCGGTGACGGCCGGGCGCCGATCGATGCGCCTAAACCGTCAGCCTGTCCTTGATCTTCAGGAATTTCTTTTCCCCGACCCCCTTGACGTTCATCAGCTCCTCGATGCGCTGGAAGCGGCCGACCTTGCTCCGGTGCTCGATGATGCTTCTGGCCATCGAGGGCCCGATGCCGGGAAGGGACGCGAGCTGTTCGGCCGTCGCCGAATTGATGTTGATCTTTGCGGCCGCTGCGGCCGTCTGGCCCGTGGACGCGGGGGCCTTCTGGGCCAGGACCGAAACCGAGCCGAAGACCATGCCGAGCGAGAGCGCCAATATGCAGGCGATGCCAGTCCGGTGAGACTTCATACAACCTCCTCCTTGCAGTTTTTGAGAGATCCGATGCTTCCTCTGCGTATCTAATGAACGCCGCGGCTTTTGAGCCAAAA is a window encoding:
- the infB gene encoding translation initiation factor IF-2 is translated as MDKITVAELATECSVKNQVVLAELKRLGLYVFSPTATIDASFAETIRKKIFSQREAEAAKALEAEKKKEAEAAKKSSSTAEKKKTVKKTTPKAAAPAQKKPAAAPRKARKSPKPAPAAEVKPEEEAPKVSLAPRKGRKHYDREAAELVEVTEVKPEAEAPAAVPEPAEAGAPTEAAPAGEEVAAEAPPAETGAPAEAAEAAAETIPAETGTAAAPAPEPAAGAKPAEEEAPLEPWFITPKPAPKPAPKAPPPVARAAEPAEGHAAGGLKKIVVPKTKTKILMRTSAEKTVTPEAPGRILKGLRDQRPAPSRPGAPTRLIRRRRPERPAAPERTAKVVDLPRPPANPEDYKPMTITEGVTIKELAEKMDIKSKYIIQKLISKGILASINQALDVEAAREVCAEFGFRADLISFEQEAVARQEIPDSPEDYVTRPPVVTIMGHVDHGKTSLLDVIRETNVQASEAGGITQHIGAYQVEIKERSIVFLDTPGHEAFTMMRSRGAQATDIVVLVVAADDGVMPQTIEAIHHSRAAGVPLIVAINKIDKPGAQIDRVKQALADQGLLAEDWGGDVVTVPVSAKQKTNIDLLLEMILLVADMRDLKANPKRLASGVVLEAKVDKGRGCVATVLVQSGTLRLGDNVVAGAVHGRVRALVNDRGRHLDAAGPSIPVEIQGLQEVPMAGDLIQVFEDSAKARQVVEYRKAKDREQSLQKSARLSLQALYEQMREGTVKELPLILKADVQGSVEVACEMLNKLGTEKAKVKILHSGAGAVTETDVLLASASNAIVIGFNVRPERKAQELADTEGVEIRLYTVIYNMTNDIKAAMIGILEKTSLEKYVGRAEVRDTFRVPRFGVIAGSYVVDGTIRRNSDARLLRDNAVVHEGKISSLRRFKDDVPEVKSGFECGIGFEHFSDVKVGDIIEAYVIEKVQPTSL
- a CDS encoding DUF503 domain-containing protein codes for the protein MPIAYCTLEIHLPYARSLKDKRRVLRQAQDRLRARSRFSIAEVAHQELWQRARLDAVTVAADYAVLERVTGQFVRDAEDILGDLLTDCRVSYLEP
- the rbfA gene encoding 30S ribosome-binding factor RbfA; protein product: MQPSRRPQRLGLQIQHEISLMLSRNMKDRRIGFVTVTGVTLTPDLKHARVFVSLMGSEEEKAESLKTLNRATGWVRHELGQRIRTRFVPEVAFAIDGSQEYGERIDRLLEEIHGKDNE
- the truB gene encoding tRNA pseudouridine(55) synthase TruB, which encodes MNSADGVLIIDKPAGWTSHDVVAKIRNLTRVRKVGHTGTLDPFATGVLPLTLGRATRLTNYFQASDKVYRGVMRFGFATDTYDVDGRPLGEDTRPELDRDRLEEILGRYRGPLRQAPPPFSAKKFQGKPLYAYARAGVEVAPPAKEVTIRSLELVAVDGCEAEFELSCSAGTYARSLAHDIGAEYGCGAHLVRLRRTKSGEFSIEDSVELGTKTGEGFEYNPRDFFLGRVIPLGRLLGEIPAIVLSDGDRQKLLHGTDLNLLTPDWEAETLRLVDTSGDLIALGRRVQSFDPAVNQPARWIRVHPTVVLAGR
- a CDS encoding helix-hairpin-helix domain-containing protein, producing the protein MAQAPGAFQRGPRRADSARAPGRRPIFLAQKPRRSLDTQRKHRISQKLQGGGCMKSHRTGIACILALSLGMVFGSVSVLAQKAPASTGQTAAAAAKININSATAEQLASLPGIGPSMARSIIEHRSKVGRFQRIEELMNVKGVGEKKFLKIKDRLTV